The Acidimicrobiia bacterium nucleotide sequence TTGATCTCGTAGACGAAGCCGTACCGCTCACCGGGTGAGACCGGGTCGTCGAGCGGATTGTCCCTGCCGCGCACGTAGATGCAGTCAGCGGGGCACACGCCGGCGCACAGCTCGCAGCCGATGCACTTCTCCATGCCGTCCTCGTAGCGGTTGAGGACGTGGCGACCGTGCACACGTGGTGGCTTCGGGCGCTTCTCGGCCGGGTACTCCGTCGTGACGGTCGGGCGGAAGAAGTTCCTGATCGTGACGCCGAAGCCGCTCCACCGACCCATCAGCCCACCCCCTCCGGTGTCGTCGGCGCCGGTGCCGACTCCTCGAGGGCCTGAGGGCGCGACATCGCGGCCCACAGGAGCGCGTAGGCGACCAGCACGACCGCGACGACGGCCGGGATGACGGCCCACAGGTTCCAGTCCTCCTCGCGGCCCACCACCACGGCGGTCGCCACGATCGCCCACAGGACCGCGATCTCGATGAGGTACTTCCACCCGAGCCCCATGAGCTGGTCGTAGCGCAGGCGGGGCAGGGCCGCCCGGATCCACACCGTGCAGAAGAGGAGCGCCCAGAGCTTGAGCATGAACCAGACGATGGGCCAGAGCCACGACACGGTCTCGATGTGCGGGCCGGCCGGACCTCCCAGGAAGAGCGTGACCGCCAGTGCCGACATCGTGATGACGTTCATGAACTCCGCGAGGAAGAAGATCGCGAACCGGATGCCCGTGTACTCGGTGTGGAATCCCCCGGTGAGCTCCTGTTCGGCCTCGACGAGGTCGAAGGGCGGGTGGTTGGTCTCGGCGATGGCGGCGATGATGAAGATCACGAAGGGGACGAGCGCAGGCAGCCAGAACCAGTCGCCGACGACGGAGCCCCACCCGGTCCATCCCTGCTCGTTCACGATGCCGCGCGTGGACAGGGTGCCAGCCTGGATCAGGACACCGACGATCGCCAGTCCGAGCGCACCCTCATAGCTGAGCAGCTGCGCCGACGCCCGCACCGACCCGAGCAACGGATACTTCGACCCCGACGACCAGCCCGCCAGCATCACGCCGTACAGGCCGATTCCCGACATGGCAAGGATGAACAGCACCCCGATGGGGACGTCGGCCACCTGGAGGTAGGTGGTCTTGCCGAACACTGTGACCTCACCACCGATGGGGATGAGGCTGAACGCCAGGAGAGCCGGGACGATCGACAGGTACGGGGCGAGGAGGTAGACGGGGCGGTCGGCCCGGTCGGGGATCATGTGCTCCTTGAAGAAGAGCTTGATGCCGTCGGCGAGCGTCTGGAGGATCCCGAACGGCCCCGCGATGTTCGGTCCGGGGCGGTTCTGCATCTTGCCGATCACGCGGCGCATGAACCACACGTAGAGCATCACCGACACGAGGATGAGAGCGAAGACGACGATCACCTTCCCGAGCGCGATGAGAACGGCCGTGGTGTCGACCCCGCCCGACCACAGCGGGTCGCCGGCAGGGGCGGTCGTCGTGGTGACGGCCGTGTCGACAGGGCCGCCGGGCTCGAAGCCGGGAGGGGGTGCAACCTGGGCCGGAATCACGAGAGCGTCTCCACGCGCAGGTCGGTGACCGGGTCGCCCGCACCGATGAGTTCGGACGCACCGTGCTCGCCCGGCTGGTTCCAGGCGAGGAACGCCGTCCCGGGCGGTGTGGCCGGATCGACGAGGATCTCGAGCACCGCCATCCCGCGTGCACTCGTTGCACGGACCCGCTCACCGGTGGACACGCCGAGGCGGTCGGCCTCGGTGGGATGCACGCACAGGACCGTGTCGGCGGCGAGCGCCATCAGCGACGGCGACGTCGCCGTGACCCGGCCGGCGTCGTAGAGCGTTCGGGACGAGATGAGCCGCAGCGCGTAGCCGTCGCGTGCGGCGACGTCGGTGGCGGGTGCGTCGGCGTCCCAGGAATACAGCGGTGGGGGCTCGGGGAGATCGACACCCTCCTCCTCAGCGGGTTCGTCCTCGGCCGGTACGTGGTCGGCCGCCTCCTCGCCGGGGATGTCCGCCGCCGGGGCGGCGTCGCTGCCCGACGGCAGAGGATCCCAGGAGGTGGTGGCCGGGCGGCCCGGGCCGTGGACGATCTCGTCGAGGTGATCGCGCGCCGGGAGCACCACGCCGTCGCGTGCGGTGGCGAGAAGCGTGGCGTCGGCTCCCCGGAAGGCGGAGGCCACCGCCGAGATCTCGTCCCGCACCTCATCGGTGTCGAGCATGTCCACGTCGACACCGAAACGCAGCGCCAACTCCGCAGCGATCCGCCAGTCTTCCATGACGGCTCCCGGCGGCGTGACCGCGTGAGCGAGACGCTGGACCCGACCCTCGAGGTTGGTCGACGTCCCCTGCTTCTCACCCCACAACGCCACGGGCAGGAACACATCGGCATGTCGCGAGTTGTCGGACTCGAACGCGTCGACGACCACCGTCCAGTCGACGGCGGCGAGAGCATCCCGGGCGAGCTGACCGTCGGGGAAGTCGCCGAGCACGTCGGCGCCCAGCAGGACGAGGCAGCGGATCCTGCCGTCCACCGCAGCCCGCAGGATTCCCTCGGCGTCGTAGCCGACGTCGGAGGGTGTGGTCCCCCACGCAGCGTCGAACCAGGACGCGCCGGCCTCGGTCGTGACGCGACCCGGCAGGAATCCGGGGGTCAGCCCGAGGTCGAGCGCCCCGTGGACGTTGCCGCGGTGCAGCGCCGAGAGGAACCGGGTTCCCTCGATTCCCGCGAACGCTGCGGCTGCACGTACGGCGGAGTCACTCGACTCGGCCGATGACGCCCGCCCGAGAACGACGACCGGCGGTGACGACGCGTCGCGTAGTAGCTGGGCGGCGTCGCCGACCGCTCCGCCCGGTGACTGCCCGGACACGGCGGCGACGAGCTGCTCGGCGGTGCTGCCGAGCTCCCCGGGGGCATGACGGACCACAGCGTCGGCGTAGGGCGTGAGGCCGTTGTCGCGGCTGGAGAGGTCGACGAGCGGCACACCGAGGTCCTCGACCGCGCGCCGGATGCGGAGATAGAGGACCGGCAGCTCCTCTTTGACGTCGGGGCCCGCGAGCACGATGGTGCCGGCCGTGTCGAGGTCGGCGATCTGCGCACGGTCGATACCGAGCACGACCTCGGCGGGGAGCCCGTCACCGAGTTGTGCGTCGACGTTGTCGGTGCCGATGACACCCTTGGCGAAGCGCGCCCACGCGTAGGCGTCTTCGTTGGTGCCATGGGCGCCACCGAGCACGCCGACGGCAGTGGCTCCGTGCGCGTCCACCACGTCGCGGATCCCGTCGACGGCCGCGTCGAGCGCCTCGGGCCAGGTGACCGGCGCGAGAGCGTCGTCGCGCCGCAGCATCGGCTCGGTGACGCGCTCGTCGGAGACGATGTGCTCGTAGGCGAAGCGGCCCTTGTCGCACAGCCAGCCGTGGTTGACGGGCTCGGAGTCGACGCCGAGGAGGCGGACGAGCCGGTCCCTGTCCGACTGGAGGGCTCCCCGGCAACCGACGGCGCACGTCGTGCACGAGGTCTCGACCGTCCGGAGGTCCCAGGGACGCGCACGGAAGCGGTAGGGCGACGCGGTGAGCGCACCCACCGGGCAGATCTGCACCGTGTTCCCCGAGAAGTAGGAGGAGAAGGGCTCGTCGGGGTAGGTGATCACCTCGGTGTGCATTCCCCGCTCGCCGAAGTCGATGAGCGGGTCGCCGGCGATCTCGTCGGCGAAGCGCGTGCAGCGGCCGCACTGGATGCAGCGCTCGCGGTCGAGCATGACGAGGTCCGACACGGGAATCGGCTTGTCCCAGTGCCGCTTCTCCTCGACGAAGCGAGACTCACCGGGGCCGAAGGCGAGCGTCTGATCCTGGAGCGGACACTCGCCGCCTCGGTCGCACACCGGGCAGTCGAGCGGGTGGTTGACGAGCAGGAACTCGAGGATCCCGTCCTGGACCTTCTTCACGCTCTCCGACTGGGTGTGGACCACCATCCCGTCGGCGACGGCCGTGGCGCAGCTGATCTGGAATCCGCGCATGCCCTCGACCTCGACGAGGCACATCCTGCACATGCCGACCGGCTTCATCCGCTCCTGGTAGCAGAAGCGAGGGATGTAGGTGCCGTGCTCCTCGGCGACCTTGATGAGGAGGTCGCCGTTGCCCGCCGTGACCTCCTTCCCGTCGATCGTGAGCGTCACCGTGTCGGGGCCCTTGGGCTTGGGCATCGAGTACGCGTGGGCCGACGGCCACTGGCTGATCGGGATCGACGTCACGCCGCACCTCCCGCCGGGAAGGAGACGGGCACGGACGGGCCCGACGGCACGACGGGGGGCTCCTCGCCCGCCCGCACCTCAGGACGACCGAACCGCTCCACGATCTCGTCACGGAAGAACCGTTCGAGGCTGACGATGGGCGACACGATGCTCGGGCCGAGCGCACAGATCGTCGTCTGGGCGAAGGGGGCGTTGAGACCGGGCACGATGTTGTCGCTCACGTCGAGCAGGAGGTCCATGTCCTCGGCACGGCCCTCGCCGTGCGACATGCGGTAGAGGACCTTCTCCAACCACCCGGAGCCCTCGCGGCACGGCGTGCACTTGCCGCACGACTCGTGAGCGAAGAACCTCACGAGGCGCCAGGCCACGAGCAGCGGGTCGACGGTGTCGTCGTAGACCATGATCGCACCGGAGCCGAGCATCGACTTGTAGTCGTTCTGGACGACGTCCATGTCGAGGGGAACGTCGAGATGCGACGGCATGAGCCACGGAGACGACGCACCCCCGGGGATGAAGAACTTCAGGTCGCGCCCACCGGGGATACCGCCGGCCAGGTCGTAGATGAGCTCGCGGAACGTCATGCCGAGCTCCACCTCGTAGTTCCCGGGGCGCTCGACGTGGCCCGACACCGAGAAGATCCGCGTGCCGGTGGACTTTCCGACCCCGAGGTTGCCGTACCACTCCCCACCCTTCTCGATGATCGCCGGGAGGGTCGACAGCGTCTCGACATTGTTGACCACGGTGGGGCAGGCGTAGAGGCCCTCGGCGGCGGGGAATGGGGGCTTCACGCGCGGCATGGCGCGCTCCCCCTCGAGGCTCGAGAGCAGCCCGGTCTCGTCGCCGGCGATGTAGGCACCCGCGCCGCGGTGCACGATGACGTCGAGGTCCATGCCCGTGCCCTGGATGTCGTTGCCCAGCAGGCCCTGGTCGTAGGTGTTGCGCACAGCCTGCTCGACACGCTCGGCACCCAGGGCGAACTCGCCGCGGATGTAGATGAACGCCTTCTTCGCCTGGATCGAGCGGGCGGCGATGGCGATCCCCTCGACGAGCTGGTGCGGATCGCCCTCCAGCAGCATGTGGTCCTTGAAGGTGGACGGCTCACCCTCGTCGGCGTTGCAGGCGAGGTAGCGCGGCTTGTCGACCTCGTCGCCGAGGAACGACCATTTCGTGGCAGCGGGGAAGCCCGCACCTCCACGACCGCGCAGTCCCGACGCCTTCACCTGCTCCTCGCGGATGTCGGCGGGCGTCATCGTGAGCGCCGTGCGCAGCGACGCGAACCCGCCTGTGGCGAGGAACCGTTCGAGCGTCCACGAGTCGTCGGGGTGCTCGCGCAGACGGCGGGTGACGATACGGGTCTCGGCCATCAGGAGCCGCCCTCCGTCTCGGAGCCCGGCGCGGCACCCGCCACGACGTCGATCCTGCCACCTGAGATACCGCGGGCGGCGCGTTTCCCGTTGCGGTACTCGTCGATCAGCGTCTCGGTGCTCTCGAGCGTCTGCTTGGCGTGGTAGTCGTAGTTGACCTGAAGCACCGGCGCGTCGTCGCATGCGGCGAGGCACTCGACCTCCTCGACGAACACGTCGTCGTCGTCGGCGTAGCGCTTCCGGAGCTGCTCGTAGAGCTCGGGGCCTCCGCACACCAGGCAGGTCGCGTTGGTGCAGACCGACACGACGAAGCGCCCGACGGGCTCGCGCTTGAACATCGTGTAGAAGGAACAGACACCGAGGACCTGTGCGTCGGTGAGCCCGACGAGCTCACCGATCTCCTCCATGGCCTCCGGCGTGACCCACCCGTCCTGGTCCTGGGCGAGGTGGAGCAGCGGAAGGACGGCCGAGCGCTTGAACGGGTACTGCTCGATGATCTCCCGTGCACGCGCGCGGTTGGGGGCCGTGAACGCCATCAGCGGTCGACCTCACCGAGAATCGGATCGACACTCGAGATGACGGCGACGGCGTCGGCGACGAGTGTGTTCCTGAGCATGGGCTCCATGGTCTGGAGGTTGTTGAGCGAGGGCCCGCGGATGTGCAGCCGGGCGGGCTTGCCGGTTCCGTCGGACACGATGTAGCAGCCGATCTCGCCCCGGGGCGACTCGATCGGCACGTAGGTCTCTCCGGCAGGGACGCGGAAGCCCTCGGTGAAGTGCTTGAAGTGGTGGATCAACGCCTCCATCGACTCGTTGATCCGGGCCCGAGGCGGTGGTGTGACCTTGAGGTCGTCGGAGCGGTAGTCGCCCGCCGGCATCCTCTCCACGCACTGGCGCACGATCTTGATCGACTCGTAGATCTCGTAGAGCCGGATGCGGTAGCGGTCGAAGCAGTCGCCGTTCTGCGCCGAGATGACGTCGAAGTCGACCCGGTCGTAGGCCAGGTAGGGCTGGGCTTTGCGGAGGTCCCACGCGAAGCCCGTGGAGCGCAGGATCGGGCCGCTGACGTTGAGCGCCAGCGCCTCCTCGGTGCTGATGACGCCCACACCGACCATCCGCTCGAGCCACACCGGGTTCTCCATCAGGAGATCCTCGTACTCGGGCACGTTGGTCTCGACGAGGTCGCACAGGGCGATCGCCTCCTCCTCCCAGCCGTCGTGGAGGTCGGCGGCAACGCCGCCGGGACGGATGTAGTTGTTGTTCATCCGCAGGCCGGTGACCGCTTCGATGTAGCGGAGCACCTCCTCGCGCTCGCGCCATCCGTAGAGCATCATCGACAGGGCGCCCAGGTCCAGACCGTTCGTGGCCTGGAACAGGAGATGTGAGGCCATGCGGTTGAGCTCGGCCATCATCATGCGGATCCAGGTGGCCCGCTCCGGGACCTCGAGGTCGAGCAGCCGCTCGACCGCGAGGGAGTAGACGAGCTCGTTCGACAGCGGTGAGGCGTAGTCCATCCGGGTGACGTTGGTGGCACCCTGGACGTAGGTGAGCCCTTCGGCGGTCTTCTCCATGCCGGTGTGGAGGTAGCCGATGACGGGCTTGACGCGCACGACGCGCTCCCCGTCGAGTTCGACCATGACGCGTAGCACACCGTGGGTGGACGGATGCTGTGGGCCGAAGTTGACGATCATGGTCTCGTCGCTCTCGGGCCACGGGCCTCCCGTGAGGACGACGTCGGTCATGGAGCGCTCGCCCATCACCTGCGCGCCCTCGTCGGTCTGGTGACCGAGGCGCGATTCCTCGTGGGCCTCGGTGGCGGCGACCGCCGCCGCGAAGTCATCCTCCACCTCGTGGAGCTCCTCGCGCGTCACGGGTTCACCGTCGTCGGATGTCTCGGCGCCCGGAGTGTCGACCTCGGGAGACCTGCTCATCGAGGGGCCGGGTCTTCCTTGAACGTGACCGGCACGTAGCTGGGTGCATCGTCCTTGCGCAGCGGGTGGCCGGCCCAGTCGTCGGGCATGAGCAGGCGGGTGAGGTCGGGATGATCCTCGAACACGACGCCGAACATGTCGTAGGCCTCACGCTCGGCGAAGTTCACGCCGGGGAACACCGCTGTGAGGCTCGCCACCGACGGGTTGTCGGCCGGGAGCTCGGCGATCGTGCGGATGCGCCGGTTGCGCTCATGTGAGAGGAAGTTGGCGACGACCTCGAAGCGGAGCGGTTCCACACCCTCGACGACGAGGCGCGTCTCGTCGGTGAGGTGGTCGACCGCCGTGACGTCGACACACTGCGTGAACTGCTGCTCATCGCGAAGGAAGGTCGCCGCGGCGAGCCAGTCGGCCGGATCGAGATAGACGACGGGCTGACCGTGGGAGTCGTGGAACACCGCCGTGTCGAACTCCTCGACGAGCGCCGCAGCCACCTCGTCACCGGGGGCGCCGCTCGCCTCGTCGCCGGAGGCCGTGTCGTCCTCCTCGGGAAAAGTTTCACGAGCGTTGTCGTCAGTCATGGGGGTCCGTCACGCCTCGGAGGTCACGCCGGAACGCCGGCTTCGTCGATGTGGATCCCCGCGCCTCCGCCGGTTTCCTCCCGGCGGCGCAGCAACTCCCCCGTCCTGATCTGCTCGTGGACCATGAGGACCCCCTGCAGGAAGGTCTCGGGGTGCGGCGGGCAGCCCGGCACGTAGACGTCGACCGGCACGATCTGGTCGACACCCTGGACGAGCGCGTAGTTGTTGAACATGCCGCCGGAGCTGGCGCACACACCCATGGAGATCACCCACTTCGGCTCCACCATCTGGTCGTAGACCTGGCGCAGCACCGGTGCCATCTTCTGCGAGACCCGGCCCGCCACGACCATGAGGTCGGCCTGACGCGGGCTCGGGCGGAAGACCTCCATGCCGTACCGGGCGATGTCGTAGTGCGGCCCGCCGGCAGCCATCATCTCGAGGGCGCAGCACGCGAGGCCGAAGGTGGCCGGCCACACCGAATGCCGACGGGCCCAGCGGACGAGGTCTTCCAGGCGAGCCGTGAGGAAGTTGTGCGGGACGGCGTCGAGGGGCACTACGCCGCCCTGCCGGGATCAGCGGCGGGGGCCGCCTCACTGTCGGAGTCGTCGCGTGCATCGCGTGCGGCGATGGCCTCCGAGAGTCGTTGCATCACGGAGCTGCGCTGCACGGGCGCGCCGGCCGTGGCGGTCCACCTCTTGGCGGGGCCCCACTCGAGCGCCCCGACGGACAGGAGGTACGCGAACGGCACGAGCAGGACGAGCAGGAAGACGGCGACGGCGATGAGCCCGCCCGCACCGAGGTCACGGAACACGAGCGTGAACGGGTAGAGGAACACGATCTCGACGTCGAGCACGATGAAGGCCATCGCCACGAGGTAGAAGCCCACCGGGAACCGGCTCGTGGGCTCCGTCTCGGGAACGATCCCGCACTCGTAGGGCGCCGACTTGGCCGACGTGGGACGGCGCGGCGTGAGAAGCGACGACGCCATGAACGACAGGCCGGCGAAGAGCGCCCCGACGGCGAGCATCAGCAGAATGGGCAGGTACTGCACCATGTCGCGCGCTCCCTCCGCTGCCTCGGACCGACTCCCGCGCGCCGAATCTAGCGGACGACCCCTCCCGCCGTTCCAACGGCCACGACCGGGAACGGGTGGTTCAGGGCTTGTCGATCTCGTCTTGATCGAGCCGCTTGCGGCGGACGCGGTCCATGAGGAACAGGCCGCCCACGAAGACGAAGCACATGACGGCGAAGAGGATGAACGCCACGTCGCCGTCCTCGGAGGCGTCGACGAGCTGCTGGGCTCCCGCCGGGGCGGCGAAGGTGACGACGCCCAGCACGGCCAGGGTGAGGGCCTGCACGAACGAGCACCAGTGTCGACGGATCATCGTTGGCTCCTGTCTCTCCGACCGTCTACCCGACCGGCTCGGGTTGCCGCTCGTCGGCCGACTCGGAGGCAGCGGCCTCGGCGGCCTCCTCCTCTTCTTCCTTCTGCGCCCGGAGATCCTTCTCCCGCCAGTGCATACCGAGCAGGCTCAGGGCGAAGAGAACCGAGCTGGCCCCGAAGACGATCCACGGTGGCTGACGGATCGACCCGAGGTCGCGTAGGAGCACGAGCGTCTGGGTGGGCTCGCCGGCCAGGCACTCCGGGTCGGGCACCGCGTCGCCCACCGGGACGTCGAGGGCGTCGGTGTCGACCGGGCAGACCATGACCGCCGCGTAGTGGGGAACGTGCCAGAACAGGTTGTCCTTCTCGCCGCCCACCTCGAAGGCGTCGACGACGAGGTAGTCGGCCGAGCTGCTGAAGGTGGAGA carries:
- the ndhC gene encoding NADH-quinone oxidoreductase subunit A: MVQYLPILLMLAVGALFAGLSFMASSLLTPRRPTSAKSAPYECGIVPETEPTSRFPVGFYLVAMAFIVLDVEIVFLYPFTLVFRDLGAGGLIAVAVFLLVLLVPFAYLLSVGALEWGPAKRWTATAGAPVQRSSVMQRLSEAIAARDARDDSDSEAAPAADPGRAA
- the nuoF gene encoding NADH-quinone oxidoreductase subunit NuoF — its product is MAETRIVTRRLREHPDDSWTLERFLATGGFASLRTALTMTPADIREEQVKASGLRGRGGAGFPAATKWSFLGDEVDKPRYLACNADEGEPSTFKDHMLLEGDPHQLVEGIAIAARSIQAKKAFIYIRGEFALGAERVEQAVRNTYDQGLLGNDIQGTGMDLDVIVHRGAGAYIAGDETGLLSSLEGERAMPRVKPPFPAAEGLYACPTVVNNVETLSTLPAIIEKGGEWYGNLGVGKSTGTRIFSVSGHVERPGNYEVELGMTFRELIYDLAGGIPGGRDLKFFIPGGASSPWLMPSHLDVPLDMDVVQNDYKSMLGSGAIMVYDDTVDPLLVAWRLVRFFAHESCGKCTPCREGSGWLEKVLYRMSHGEGRAEDMDLLLDVSDNIVPGLNAPFAQTTICALGPSIVSPIVSLERFFRDEIVERFGRPEVRAGEEPPVVPSGPSVPVSFPAGGAA
- a CDS encoding NAD(P)H-dependent oxidoreductase subunit E gives rise to the protein MAFTAPNRARAREIIEQYPFKRSAVLPLLHLAQDQDGWVTPEAMEEIGELVGLTDAQVLGVCSFYTMFKREPVGRFVVSVCTNATCLVCGGPELYEQLRKRYADDDDVFVEEVECLAACDDAPVLQVNYDYHAKQTLESTETLIDEYRNGKRAARGISGGRIDVVAGAAPGSETEGGS
- a CDS encoding NADH-quinone oxidoreductase subunit B family protein, which gives rise to MPLDAVPHNFLTARLEDLVRWARRHSVWPATFGLACCALEMMAAGGPHYDIARYGMEVFRPSPRQADLMVVAGRVSQKMAPVLRQVYDQMVEPKWVISMGVCASSGGMFNNYALVQGVDQIVPVDVYVPGCPPHPETFLQGVLMVHEQIRTGELLRRREETGGGAGIHIDEAGVPA
- the nuoG gene encoding NADH-quinone oxidoreductase subunit NuoG, with amino-acid sequence MTSIPISQWPSAHAYSMPKPKGPDTVTLTIDGKEVTAGNGDLLIKVAEEHGTYIPRFCYQERMKPVGMCRMCLVEVEGMRGFQISCATAVADGMVVHTQSESVKKVQDGILEFLLVNHPLDCPVCDRGGECPLQDQTLAFGPGESRFVEEKRHWDKPIPVSDLVMLDRERCIQCGRCTRFADEIAGDPLIDFGERGMHTEVITYPDEPFSSYFSGNTVQICPVGALTASPYRFRARPWDLRTVETSCTTCAVGCRGALQSDRDRLVRLLGVDSEPVNHGWLCDKGRFAYEHIVSDERVTEPMLRRDDALAPVTWPEALDAAVDGIRDVVDAHGATAVGVLGGAHGTNEDAYAWARFAKGVIGTDNVDAQLGDGLPAEVVLGIDRAQIADLDTAGTIVLAGPDVKEELPVLYLRIRRAVEDLGVPLVDLSSRDNGLTPYADAVVRHAPGELGSTAEQLVAAVSGQSPGGAVGDAAQLLRDASSPPVVVLGRASSAESSDSAVRAAAAFAGIEGTRFLSALHRGNVHGALDLGLTPGFLPGRVTTEAGASWFDAAWGTTPSDVGYDAEGILRAAVDGRIRCLVLLGADVLGDFPDGQLARDALAAVDWTVVVDAFESDNSRHADVFLPVALWGEKQGTSTNLEGRVQRLAHAVTPPGAVMEDWRIAAELALRFGVDVDMLDTDEVRDEISAVASAFRGADATLLATARDGVVLPARDHLDEIVHGPGRPATTSWDPLPSGSDAAPAADIPGEEAADHVPAEDEPAEEEGVDLPEPPPLYSWDADAPATDVAARDGYALRLISSRTLYDAGRVTATSPSLMALAADTVLCVHPTEADRLGVSTGERVRATSARGMAVLEILVDPATPPGTAFLAWNQPGEHGASELIGAGDPVTDLRVETLS
- a CDS encoding NADH-quinone oxidoreductase subunit C; this translates as MTDDNARETFPEEDDTASGDEASGAPGDEVAAALVEEFDTAVFHDSHGQPVVYLDPADWLAAATFLRDEQQFTQCVDVTAVDHLTDETRLVVEGVEPLRFEVVANFLSHERNRRIRTIAELPADNPSVASLTAVFPGVNFAEREAYDMFGVVFEDHPDLTRLLMPDDWAGHPLRKDDAPSYVPVTFKEDPAPR
- the nuoH gene encoding NADH-quinone oxidoreductase subunit NuoH codes for the protein MIPAQVAPPPGFEPGGPVDTAVTTTTAPAGDPLWSGGVDTTAVLIALGKVIVVFALILVSVMLYVWFMRRVIGKMQNRPGPNIAGPFGILQTLADGIKLFFKEHMIPDRADRPVYLLAPYLSIVPALLAFSLIPIGGEVTVFGKTTYLQVADVPIGVLFILAMSGIGLYGVMLAGWSSGSKYPLLGSVRASAQLLSYEGALGLAIVGVLIQAGTLSTRGIVNEQGWTGWGSVVGDWFWLPALVPFVIFIIAAIAETNHPPFDLVEAEQELTGGFHTEYTGIRFAIFFLAEFMNVITMSALAVTLFLGGPAGPHIETVSWLWPIVWFMLKLWALLFCTVWIRAALPRLRYDQLMGLGWKYLIEIAVLWAIVATAVVVGREEDWNLWAVIPAVVAVVLVAYALLWAAMSRPQALEESAPAPTTPEGVG
- a CDS encoding NADH-quinone oxidoreductase subunit D, with the translated sequence MSRSPEVDTPGAETSDDGEPVTREELHEVEDDFAAAVAATEAHEESRLGHQTDEGAQVMGERSMTDVVLTGGPWPESDETMIVNFGPQHPSTHGVLRVMVELDGERVVRVKPVIGYLHTGMEKTAEGLTYVQGATNVTRMDYASPLSNELVYSLAVERLLDLEVPERATWIRMMMAELNRMASHLLFQATNGLDLGALSMMLYGWREREEVLRYIEAVTGLRMNNNYIRPGGVAADLHDGWEEEAIALCDLVETNVPEYEDLLMENPVWLERMVGVGVISTEEALALNVSGPILRSTGFAWDLRKAQPYLAYDRVDFDVISAQNGDCFDRYRIRLYEIYESIKIVRQCVERMPAGDYRSDDLKVTPPPRARINESMEALIHHFKHFTEGFRVPAGETYVPIESPRGEIGCYIVSDGTGKPARLHIRGPSLNNLQTMEPMLRNTLVADAVAVISSVDPILGEVDR